In Mercenaria mercenaria strain notata chromosome 15, MADL_Memer_1, whole genome shotgun sequence, a single genomic region encodes these proteins:
- the LOC128548793 gene encoding uncharacterized protein LOC128548793: MNTDEYQQEVHRHLNSDKYYEKLDSNIAETVKRNVCECMDEISECEEFLKEEFDTFPEKIRIPQFYILPKLHKCKDNSLPLGYPGRPIVSACNSPTDNRSKYLDYVLQPHMQSLHSYVKDTTDFLSKLKNCSLSSNSYLVTLDVTSLYTNIPHDEGIEACRFFLNRDKSLSDTSLSVERICKLIELTLKNNHFQFNGDNYIQTMGTAMGSPFAPTYASLFMGKLEQDFLQSQQLKPTLWLRFLDDVFMIWDHSLDELNSFVKALNELHSSIKFTYEISTKHVSFLDVDLTKDTSNNICTNVHVKNTNIHQYLLYSSNHPKTCKDGVPYSQAKRYRRIISDDSQFAKSLDTLREFFKSRNYPDSVIDAAFNKMHNVTQDEALKYNNNSDQVDIVPFVTEYNPSLPNIVFRLKPRSG; this comes from the exons ATGAACACTGATGAGTATCAACAGGAAGTACATAGACATCTCAACAGTGACAAGTATTACGAAAAACTTGATAGCAATATTGCAGAAACAGTGAAACGTAATGTATGTGAATGTATGGATGAAATTTCCGAATGTGAAGAATTTTTGAAAGAGGAATTTGACACTTTTCCAGAAAAGATACGTATACCCCAGTTTTACATTTTACCCAAACTACATAAATGTAAAGATAATTCTTTGCCATTAGGATATCCAGGTAGGCCCATAGTATCTGCATGCAATTCCCCTACTGATAACAGATCTAAATATCTAGACTATGTATTGCAACCACATATGCAATCATTACATTCGTATGTCAAAGATACTACGGATTTCCTTTCAAAACTTAAGAACTGCAGTTTATCATCCAACAGTTATTTGGTGACTTTGGATGTAACCTCTCTATATACGAACATTCCACATGATGAGGGTATTGAAGCCTGCAGATTTTTCTTAAACAGGGACAAGAGTCTGTCTGATACTAGTTTGTCCGTAGAAAGAATATGTAAACTTATTGAACTTACACTTAAGAATAACCATTTTCAGTTCAATGGTGATAATTACATTCAAACAATGGGGACGGCCATGGGCAGTCCGTTCGCCCCTACCTATGCATCATTGTTCATGGGTAAGTTAGAGCAAGACTTTTTACAAAGCCAGCAGCTGAAACCTACATTGTGGCTTCGGTTTCTGGATGATGTTTTCATGATCTGGGATCATTCACTCGACGAATTGAATAGCTTTGTTAAAGCACTTAATGAATTACATAGCTCTATTAAATTCACGTATGAAATTTCAACGAAACATGTGTCATTCCTGGATGTTGATCTTACGAAAGATACCAGTAATAACATATGCAccaatgtacatgttaaaaatacTAACATCCATCAGTACCTTCTCTACTCTTCTAATCATCCAAAGACTTGTAAAGACGGTGTTCCCTACAGTCAGGCTAAGCGATATCGTCGTATTATATCTGACGATAGTCAATTTGCTAAATCTCTGGACACTCTACGTGAATTTTTCAAATCTAGAAATTACCCAGACAGTGTAATAGATGCTGCATTTAACAAGATGCATAATGTTACACAAGACGAAGCTCTGAAATACAATAACAATTCTGATCAGGTTGATATTGTGCCTTTTGTTACTGAATATAATCCCTCCCTCCCTAACATTG tttttagacTGAAACCGCGAAGCGGTTGA